Proteins from a genomic interval of Debaryomyces hansenii CBS767 chromosome E complete sequence:
- a CDS encoding DEHA2E04290p (weakly similar to uniprot|P32601 Saccharomyces cerevisiae YPR017C DSS4 Nucleotide release factor functioning in the post-Golgi secretory pathway), protein MTLQHFKDLDTAKSTDSSIIIRCPFGSCNTRIIMLSEKLLSNELIIQNSPGMVQISDNTDSNPNSFFKLDDVWDFDNIGVSRPSSDIKQPIIEENNKVLNIKIERLLICSECDKGPIGFAGLEGEDTDVKNLKYFLSCSSVLYDIK, encoded by the coding sequence ATGACATTGCAACACTTTAAAGACCTTGATACCGCTAAAAGCACTGACTCGTCTATCATAATAAGATGTCCATTTGGTTCTTGTAATACACGTATTATTATGCTATCTGAGAAACTCCTTTCAAATGAGTTGATTATCCAAAATTCGCCAGGCATGGTTCAAATATCTGACAATACAGATAGCAACCCAAATTCgtttttcaaattagatGATGTTTGggattttgataatattggaGTTTCCAGACCTTCGAGTGATATCAAGCAGCCCattatagaagaaaataataaagttttAAATATTAAGATCGAACGATTATTAATTTGCAGTGAATGTGATAAAGGGCCTATTGGATTCGCAGGGTTAGAGGGAGAAGACACCGATGTGAAGAACTTGAAATACTTTTTAAGCTGCAGCAGTGTATTGTACgatattaaataa
- a CDS encoding DEHA2E04312p (weakly similar to uniprot|Q7SE60 Neurospora crassa NCU00513), translating into MSQPDVTEVRNSFDTQGLERYLSNLSNAHHTTFGLNKPNFKLPLTIKQFKFGQSNPTYFITDANGFEFVLRRKPVANDKLVSKSAHAIEREFFMLRGIQVCNKPRTKKVPVPDLYLLCEDESVIGFVFYLMEYVNGRQIKNPSMQGMSESDAKLHWDSIMETISSVHSLDPDTLIKELPANHFPQFQPEKMAKSSGSYFQRQIRTLSSVANLQSKVVDPIPHFDQICKWLLEKAPNDPSKKSLIHGDFKIDNVLFDVNEPKIVAVLDWELCTFGHPLFDLANFLQPFQLPNQLNLLLYKPDKTDMGIEKPGSLDSIYDKLAIYQSKLGYNWNDNDPSNNASDNWNVGFVFGLLRLCVISQGIAMRVAKGSASSGDAAGYAKLYLHLPDLALNTINDKVQDSKL; encoded by the coding sequence ATGTCACAGCCAGATGTTACAGAAGTAAGAAACTCGTTTGATACTCAAGGTTTAGAAAGATATTTgtcaaatttatctaatgcTCATCATACTACATTTGGGTTGAATAAAcctaattttaaattacCATTAACtattaaacaatttaaGTTTGGCCAGTCCAATCCTACTTACTTTATTACTGATGCTAATGGGTTTGAATTTGTATTGAGAAGAAAGCCTGTTGCTAATGATAAGTTGGTTTCTAAGTCGGCTCATGCCATTGAGAGGGAATTTTTCATGCTCAGAGGTATTCAGGTGTGTAATAAACCAAGAACCAAAAAAGTACCAGTCCCAGATCTCTATTTGCTATGTGAAGACGAATCGGTTATTGGCTTTGTCTTTTACCTTATGGAGTACGTTAATGGAAGGCAAATCAAAAATCCTAGCATGCAAGGAATGAGTGAATCAGATGCAAAGTTGCATTGGGATTCAATAATGGAAACTATCCTGTCTGTTCATTCTCTAGACCCAGACACATTGATTAAGGAGCTTCCAGCAAATCATTTCCCTCAATTTCAACCGGAAAAAATGGCGAAGAGCAGTGGGTCGTATTTTCAGAGACAGATTAGAACCTTATCATCCGTCGCAAATCTTCAATCAAAAGTGGTGGATCCAATCCCACATTTTGATCAAATCTGTAAATGGCTCTTAGAAAAGGCACCCAACGATCCATctaagaaatcattaatcCATGGAGATTTCAAGATCGATAATGTCTTGTTCGACGTTAACGAACCTAAAATTGTTGCAGTTTTGGATTGGGAATTGTGTACCTTCGGACATCCGCTATTTGATTTAGCTAATTTCTTGCAGCCTTTCCAGTTGCccaatcaattgaatttgttgCTTTATAAACCGGATAAGACTGATATGGGAATTGAGAAACCTGGTTCTCTTGATTCTATTTATGATAAGTTGGCTATTTATCAATCGAAATTAGGCTACAACTGGAATGACAACGATCCTTCAAATAACGCATCTGATAATTGGAATGTGGGTTTTGTATTCGGGTTACTTAGGTTGTGTGTCATCTCTCAAGGTATTGCTATGAGAGTTGCAAAAGGAAGTGCAAGTTCGGGTGACGCGGCAGGCTACGCTAAATTGTATCTTCACCTTCCTGATTTAGCACTTAATACGATCAATGATAAGGTACAAGACTCTAAACTATAG
- a CDS encoding DEHA2E04334p (weakly similar to uniprot|Q06479 Saccharomyces cerevisiae YLR352W), whose amino-acid sequence MGYPGIQGLYSNSRAHPFVSLSPVSSYESGGQAPGTEEEAKDDIGGNSTDYGNFSPLLSLPLEILYQIIEIVYYDDNTTSINSNLENFSKTIPLLSKAINTISLRFLYKYANFNRPHSFDKFLQNLVKYPTLGKFVEFMDFQIFTSIGLGRTGRMNQEIQMVTSKTILQALELTPNLIEFLASENIQDDLDEHVLNYLFNNSPKLQALDFCGASSESFVSAFQKLIINDPVNELDDDEVVVKSSLENLFKISFHDCSNLTPDVFIKILPHLSNLRRLDLTHTSVTSTILNTYLPHSIELTHISLAKCSKLTTKDLINFLTNHPSVCNNSLTWLNLQIDSNMVSPLNEVYLYYTLKHLKAENLRYLNLGGLPLNEKILRLIKVNFPRLESLSVSHSSIELNDVSEYLNENKNIRYLDITGCKKITRWNLTHILKANYDSPLTAIEFDYKLLFELTTGEFMKILPLQSSNMNLLSYETKEPEIWKFYDNEGRRSWIYKIVPSDPDYNSILNNNNKALTNANLTFYDLETGEKIVQRVKKPEFLKYASRKINCSVGYFNLNMVKKKNYIQNILKENIWPVEFSQRGIYNYYSLNIK is encoded by the coding sequence ATGGGGTATCCAGGAATACAGGGGTTATATTCTAATTCAAGAGCACATCCATTTGTATCATTATCTCCGGTATCGTCGTACGAAAGCGGCGGACAGGCGCCAGGAACCGAAGAGGAGGCCAAGGACGATATTGGGGGTAACAGTACGGATTATGGGAACTTCTCACCTCTTCTCTCGTTACCGCTAGAAATCTTGTATCAGATCATCGAGATTGTGTACTATGACGACAATACGACGTCGATCAACTCCAATTTGGAGAATTTTTCCAAAACCATTCCGCTATTGCTGAAGGCAATCAACACCATATCACTCCGGTTTCTCTACAAGTACGCTAATTTCAACCGGCCGCATTCATTTGACAAGTTTTTGCAGAATTTAGTGAAGTATCCGACTTTGGGCAAGTTCGTGGAGTTTATGGACTTCCAGATATTCACGTCGATTGGGTTGGGACGCACGGGGAGAATGAATCAGGAAATTCAGATGGTGACGTCCAAGACTATTTTGCAGGCATTAGAGTTGACACCGAACctaattgaatttttggcAAGTGAAAACATCCAGGACGATTTGGACGAGCAtgtattgaattatttgttcaataaCTCACCCAAATTGCAAGCACTAGACTTCTGTGGTGCAAGTAGCGAGAGCTTCGTGTCTGCATTCCAAAAGTTGATTATCAATGATCCAGTTAACGAATTGGACGATGATGAGGTTGTTGTGAAAAGTAGCTTGGAAAAcctcttcaaaatatcgtTTCACGACTGCTCCAATTTGACTCCTGAtgttttcatcaaaatcttgCCTCACTTATCTAATTTGCGGAGGTTAGACTTAACACATACCTCCGTAACATCTACCATTTTGAATACTTACTTACctcattcaattgaattaacgCACATTTCATTGGCAAAATGCTCCAAGTTAACCACCAAAGacttaataaatttcttgACTAATCATCCGTCAGTGTGTAATAATCTGTTGACTTGGCTTAACTTGCAGATTGACTCCAATATGGTAAGTCCTTTGAACGAAGTATACTTATATTATACATTAAAACATTTAAAAGCTGAGAACCTTCGCTATTTGAACTTAGGAGGTTTACCTTTGAACGAAAAGATATTACGGCTCATTAAAGTAAACTTTCCCCGTCTTGAAAGCTTGTCCGTATCgcattcttcaattgaattgaatgatgTCAGTGAATATTTAAACGAAAACAAGAACATCAGATACTTAGACATCACCGGTTGCAAGAAAATAACCAGATGGAATTTAACCCACATATTGAAAGCTAATTATGACTCCCCCTTAACCGCCATAGAATTTGACTATAAGCTCTTGTTTGAGTTAACTACTGGTGAgtttatgaaaattttacCCTTGCAATCTTCAAACATGAATTTGCTTTCGTATGAGACTAAGGAGCCCgagatttggaaattttatGACAATGAAGGACGGAGATCCTGGATTTACAAAATTGTTCCTAGTGATCCTGACTATAATTCCATTTTAAACAACAATAACAAGGCTCTCACTAATGCAAATTTGACCTTCTATGATTTAGAAACCGGTGAAAAAATCGTTCAGAGAGTTAAGAAGCCTGAATTTTTGAAGTATGCTTCCAGAAAAATTAACTGTTCTGTTGGCTATTTCAACCTCAATATGGTTAAGAAGAAAAACTACATACAAAACATACTTAAAGAAAACATTTGGCCAGTGGAGTTTAGTCAAAGAGgcatttataattattacTCCTTAAAcatcaaatga
- a CDS encoding DEHA2E04356p (no similarity), which translates to MSSPCRTPLTIGHRDSFVFPVLSGRSILHPFSPSALRHFCSSRPSPIPVRYKPLHRSCNYIVQIPQYRPTISVFIYYQPTN; encoded by the coding sequence ATGTCGTCCCCATGTCGCACTCCTTTAACTATAGGCCATCGCGACAGTTTTGTTTTTCCGGTCTTGTCTGGTAGGTCCATTTTGCATCCATTCAGCCCTTCAGCCCTACGCCATTTTTGTTCACTGAGACCGAGTCCAATTCCCGTTCGTTATAAACCCCTACACCGCAGCTGTAATTATATAGTACAAATCCCACAATACCGACCAACAATATCCGTATTTATATACTACCAGCCTACCAATTAG